The window gagtcatcgtcaggagaatCAGTAATCACTATTCTTCGTAGACCATTGTCCGCTGAGTTTAGTTTTGCTCAGCCTTAATTTTTCTTTCTCCGAATGTTTGAACTATGGTAATTTTCTACCACCATCACTGTGCATGTGTCACGCATTCCTTTCATCCCCAAAACTTTTATGTAAACACTTCTGACGTCATTACACTCGTGACCATTTTGTAAATCTATTTTTAGAACTCACTCAACGCTGGTTCTCGACCATTTTTCACCTTTGTGCCTAGAGGAAATACCAGGACACCAGCGAGTGTGTGTACATGATGTGTCGGAAGGTATATAAACTACGTACATAATATATACGAACGTTGATTTATTACACTTTGATATAATCATCAAGCTACATTTTGCAACTCATTGCCGATCATTGCTAACAcaacagtaacaacaacaactttcAACTAAAACTTAAAAGCTATCTGAACTGTATTATTAGTATTGCATCTTGAGATTGATTTGAGCTGATCGTCGTCATGCCTTTCAGCAAAGGAAAAAAGGGTAAGTTCAGAGAATTTGATGATGAACAttgtaaaaataattgtaaaaaaaaccaacctCTTTTGTTTGCCTGCTCAGCTTGCCTCAACCATGGAGGTCAACTTACCTGGCGACGATctgacgatagcggaacgaacagCACTCTACTTGACTACGTTCTACTagactactagtactactactatAGTACTAGGAGTAGACTCtattaatatacaaatattgactacttcgagtgctatggtatGGTTAAAACGGTGACTCCCGAGAACGCTCCTGGGATCACCGAggtagtcatagttttaaccattgcttggAGTAAAACTTGAGTAAAACTTTTactaaaagcagtcaatatttgggataattttccgtatggtgccaccactttttcactcatttttacaaaagaaaaagggatatctcattgaggtaaattagatactatattatttcatattgaatgaaaaagtggtggcgccatacggaaacttttccaatatttgttttataaatataacacaccaaacatttctaaatactgtactataaGTTACatacctgaatgctacaatccacagacgacgcgaatacagattgcgaaaacttttactgtgctgcatgtagtgtcatgtattgtaatccgaaatggttacagactattaatctatcatcctcgtacacgcagcggatgtctgggtactgcacgctgTGTGATACTCTTcagactagcgcatggcaaaccgatgctttatcacacggcaaacggatgcactatcacacggccgtcgtcaagtaaaactaagacattatgttacgcgctctaaaccaatgaaaaggcagaatattggtaaggggtgttataaacatAGAACTATACACTACACTACACTACACTGAACTACACTACACCACAGgctttttgtaaactgtacagTACAGGgctcgattttacaaagcaataaaatccatcgtaagacaaattttcagtaccaccatagtgatttgcattgtgacatcacactttactaagcaactacgactgatttgcagttgcgatcaattttagctctttgtgaaatcggcccctggataGCCTCGGCTCAGTCACTATGGAAttatgaacaaagaaaatacaaGAAAGAACTTATTTTATTAGTATTATATTATAAcacatgataaaacaaaaccaacaaattaTTGATTCTCAAGCAATAattgtttctaaaaacaaacattttgttggaTTTTGCTATCACACTCCCAGTCACACACAAACCTACTCCACCCTAGAACTATGAGCatgatgaggttcgttccgctatcgtcacCACCAATCATGTAGCGATATTGACCTCGTAAGACTGGCATACTTTGACATAGCTGGTGAACCACACCAGTGTGTAGGGTTATGGTTGTCGGCTGACTTTCTCGTGTAAATTCGGGAGCACTCGTGTCGTGGTGTTTTACTGTCTTACAAATGTCTTATCCACCCCCCCACAGATGAAAAGAAGGAGAAGAAGTCAGCATACCCTGTCCAGCAGGTGGCACCAGCCTACCCAGTACAGCCTGCAGCCCAGCCTGCCTACCAACCACAAGCTTATCCACAGGGCTATCCACAGGGACCTCCACAAGGTTATCCACAAGGACCTCCACAAGGTTATCCACAAGGTGGACCACAAGGCCCGCCCCAAGGAGCTCCACCAGCTTACTCTGCTCAGGTAATCTAAAATTGACATCTGTACTCATGTTACCCTTGGACTTTGGGTTGGGGTTAAAGTACTGgaacttttctgtagaatgacaaagtGAAATCCAATGAgggactttcgggacgcttggtggcagcagacttaccaggtaaaattcattgttctcggtaatgcacgcatgctcagaactacgtaaacaattacaatttacctggtaagtctgctgccaccagctttccaaagtctcccattggaccGCACTGCAAACTGACTTCCCTGATAACTTACTGTGACCGTGAAGTAAAACTAACAGGGCGAAAGAGGTTACAAAAGAGTTCCACGCAGCCACGGTAACTTAACAGGGCCACGGTTGCAAAGTTACAAGAACATCAGCTAATATTTGGTCGTCTTAACCCTTTCAGTCCTAAATTTATAATATTCAATTGCTTCGGAAGGACTTATGCAGGTATGCCCAAATTACAAGTACTTGTCAAACGGGCAGGGCATTCCAATATTCAAATcaatatctaaaaaaaattgGTAGAGAGAAAGCAGAGGATAGGAGGATTAAGGCAGCATTCTATAcatgtaaaaaatgtttaagaCACAGAAATATCATGGTGGATGTTTCAATTGTCTTTAACTTTAATGCTAACTCACTAATTGGTCCTGAGTCTTGATTTGGCCCCAGAGTTTTGATTTACATTGAGCCCCGACTCTTGATCGATTCTTTTCTGTGAACTCAAGTGATAGTTGTGTAAATTTTATCCATTTTCATTTAACTTCCTATTTATCGGGCTGTTGTCTTCATCATTATAGGCTCCACTACCCGGTGCTCCGGGTTACCAACAACCACTACCCGGTGCTCCGGGTTACCAACAACCACTACCCGGTGCTCCAGGTTACCAACAACCTCCTGCTCAGGGGTACTACATGCCTCAACAGCCGCAGTCAACAGTCGTCATGCAGGGAGGCTTCGAGGCAGGTGCTAGATTCTCCGGCAATACTCCACCCACGATCCCTGTAAGTAGTTTTGTAAACTCATGTCGTTTTTATTTGCTACTAATGGCGTCTCTAGAGCAACTTTCGATGAGTgtaaaaaagcattttgagaaacatttaatttcaCTTGACCACTCTTTCAATCGATATGGTTTTATACAGTTGTAAGagtttgctattattattactacattttaatttttattaatagtattcattatttatttttattaatagtatttgtttgttcttgttttctaAAGCCCCCTCCCCCAGGAGTAGCCCCCAATGCGGCCCAGATGGCAGTTGCGACAGGTCAGAACGTTGTCATTTCTCAGCAGAAAAGTAGCTGGATGTCAGGCGGTGGGGACGGAGGATACACAGTCTTTTAAAGCAGGAACACCCAACTCTGCAAGATCATTTATTCAGTGGTAGCAGCCGCCGATTTCacctaactcttcctaacttaggattaattttagGACTTGGgatgagtcccagccttgcactgtaacatgtaaaccttaagattaatcctaagtaaggactaatAACACGCCCTAACTCCAGGTTAATCCGAGCATTTCATGAAAGTGGCTGCTGAACACTCAAGGGTCTTGATCAACCCTGAAGTTCTATCGTTGCATGATTCTGAGACAATCAATTAGCAGGGGATGTCCTGCAGTCTTGTTTTGTGCAGTTCTCACTTACTAAGTTCTCACTTGAATTCAATGTCgtcaaaacaaattcttattttCT of the Asterias rubens chromosome 3, eAstRub1.3, whole genome shotgun sequence genome contains:
- the LOC117288573 gene encoding DAZ-associated protein 2-like, with product MPFSKGKKDEKKEKKSAYPVQQVAPAYPVQPAAQPAYQPQAYPQGYPQGPPQGYPQGPPQGYPQGGPQGPPQGAPPAYSAQAPLPGAPGYQQPLPGAPGYQQPLPGAPGYQQPPAQGYYMPQQPQSTVVMQGGFEAGARFSGNTPPTIPPPPPGVAPNAAQMAVATGQNVVISQQKSSWMSGGGDGGYTVF